Proteins encoded within one genomic window of Prauserella marina:
- a CDS encoding (2Fe-2S)-binding protein, giving the protein MPEHTFRVNGEQVVVDVADEERLLWVLRDILGITGPKYGCGINVCKACTSHLNGRAVNPCAIPVADLRPTDEVTTIEGLAATSGEQLHPMQRAWLDHDVAQCGYCQPGQIMAAVALVRRAAAEGREITEADLDGLRNICRCGTYFRIREAIKDGAKRMSEA; this is encoded by the coding sequence GTGCCGGAACACACCTTCCGCGTCAACGGCGAGCAGGTCGTCGTCGACGTCGCCGACGAAGAACGCCTGCTGTGGGTACTGCGGGACATCCTCGGCATCACCGGGCCGAAGTACGGCTGCGGCATCAACGTGTGCAAGGCGTGCACGAGCCATCTCAACGGCCGGGCCGTGAATCCCTGCGCGATACCGGTCGCCGACCTGCGGCCGACCGACGAGGTCACCACCATCGAAGGGCTCGCGGCGACCTCGGGCGAGCAGCTGCACCCGATGCAGCGGGCGTGGCTCGATCACGACGTCGCCCAATGCGGCTACTGCCAGCCCGGCCAGATCATGGCCGCCGTCGCGCTGGTGCGCCGGGCGGCGGCCGAGGGAAGGGAGATTACCGAGGCCGATCTCGACGGCCTGCGCAACATCTGCCGCTGTGGCACGTACTTCCGGATCAGGGAAGCCATCAAGGACGGTGCGAAGAGGATGTCCGAAGCGTGA
- a CDS encoding helix-turn-helix domain-containing protein, with protein sequence MHFTTGSCVHVGEVVCVRPRGVLAGSVRDYSGYREHLVGTINRREFASSTVLVNLTFGDPITVVRTPGEGAGTYRESLVTGPRDTSAETLVGGRQHGIQLALSPLDAYSITGTPIRLLSNNCLDIGALFGKPGSELIERLAEQPGWAQRFRLLDETLRDLRDKGPRPDPVVASAWHALARSSGAVRVAALADELGVSRRHLVRRFTEQVGLPPKTVARIVRFERAITLLHKRERTTVARIAAEAGYSDQAHLSREIKAFSEGTPSQFTNRTGSGFAKAA encoded by the coding sequence ATGCACTTCACGACGGGTTCCTGCGTCCATGTCGGCGAGGTGGTGTGCGTGCGGCCTCGTGGCGTGCTGGCCGGATCGGTCCGCGACTACAGCGGGTACCGGGAACACCTCGTCGGAACGATCAACCGCAGGGAGTTCGCGTCGAGCACGGTTCTGGTGAACCTCACGTTCGGTGACCCGATCACGGTGGTGCGCACGCCGGGAGAGGGCGCGGGAACCTACCGGGAATCTCTGGTCACCGGCCCGAGGGACACGAGCGCGGAGACCCTGGTCGGCGGGAGGCAGCACGGCATCCAGCTCGCGCTGAGCCCGCTCGACGCGTACTCGATCACCGGAACGCCCATTCGCCTGCTCAGCAACAACTGCCTCGACATCGGTGCCCTGTTCGGCAAGCCCGGTTCCGAGCTGATCGAACGGCTCGCCGAACAGCCGGGCTGGGCGCAGCGCTTCCGGCTGCTGGACGAGACGCTGCGCGATCTCAGAGACAAGGGACCACGACCCGATCCGGTCGTCGCCTCGGCCTGGCACGCTCTCGCCCGCTCATCGGGTGCCGTCAGGGTCGCCGCTCTCGCCGACGAACTCGGAGTGAGCAGACGGCATCTCGTGCGCCGGTTCACCGAACAGGTCGGGCTGCCGCCGAAGACCGTGGCCCGCATCGTGCGGTTCGAGCGCGCGATCACGTTGCTGCACAAGCGCGAGCGCACTACGGTCGCCCGGATCGCGGCGGAAGCGGGCTACTCGGACCAGGCACACCTCAGCCGCGAGATCAAGGCGTTCAGCGAGGGCACGCCGAGCCAGTTCACCAACAGGACGGGATCCGGTTTCGCGAAGGCCGCGTAA
- a CDS encoding SDR family oxidoreductase, producing the protein MDIKDFSLDLFSLRGRNAVVTGGNTGLGRAFTVALAKAGANVFAPSVADDGGETLGLVEEAGTRLETMEIDLTEQDAPERVVRSCVDTLGSVDILVNSAGVSKLAAVDEFGRDEWDPMVALNLTAPFELGRLAGRHMVNQGHGKIINIASLFSFLGGRMSPAYAATKHGIVGFTKAYCDELGAHNVQCNAIAPGYFATPLTERTRSDPATNQRVLDHIPAGRWGELGDLMGAVVFLASRASDYVNGHVLTVDGGYLTR; encoded by the coding sequence ATGGACATCAAGGACTTCTCCCTCGACCTGTTCTCGCTGCGTGGCCGTAATGCCGTCGTCACGGGCGGCAACACCGGTCTCGGCCGTGCCTTCACCGTGGCGCTGGCCAAGGCAGGGGCGAACGTCTTCGCGCCGAGCGTCGCCGACGACGGCGGCGAGACGCTGGGGTTGGTCGAGGAGGCTGGGACGCGCCTCGAAACGATGGAGATCGACCTCACCGAGCAGGACGCGCCCGAGCGGGTCGTGCGGTCCTGCGTGGACACCCTCGGCTCGGTCGACATCCTCGTCAACTCGGCGGGCGTGTCGAAGCTGGCAGCCGTCGACGAGTTCGGCCGCGACGAGTGGGACCCGATGGTGGCGTTGAACCTGACCGCCCCGTTCGAACTCGGCAGGCTCGCCGGACGGCACATGGTGAACCAGGGCCACGGCAAGATCATCAACATCGCCTCCCTCTTCTCCTTCCTCGGCGGCCGGATGTCTCCCGCCTACGCGGCGACCAAGCACGGCATCGTCGGCTTCACCAAGGCCTACTGTGACGAGCTCGGCGCCCACAACGTCCAGTGCAACGCCATCGCGCCCGGCTACTTCGCGACGCCGCTCACCGAACGGACCCGCTCCGACCCCGCCACCAATCAGCGGGTACTCGACCACATTCCGGCCGGTCGCTGGGGAGAACTGGGTGACCTGATGGGCGCGGTGGTGTTTCTCGCCAGCAGAGCGTCGGACTATGTGAACGGGCACGTCCTCACCGTCGACGGCGGCTATCTCACCCGGTAA
- a CDS encoding FAD-binding oxidoreductase translates to MDTTAIIDRLREIVGPERVDTDEQALREASVDRFKKYTAVNGIYDGPLPVAIVNAGSTEHVARVLAFANEHGVNIVPRTGRTGTEGGLETSFPRTVVLDGSEMDEVLDVDPVNMQATAQCGVPLRVLEERVRELGLTTGHSPQSKPLAQLGGLVATRSIGQFSTLYGGIEDMVVGLEAVFPDGTVGRIKNVPRRAAGPDIRHVVIGNEGALCFVTEVTVKLFTYQPENNRFHGYLIDDVRTGIDILREIVTGGYHPSVARVYSEQDAAQHFSHFAGGKCVAVFLAEGPAPLAEATSAEIEKVVGGYRHQRVDPELIRDWFDNLNWGEDKIRAEQEAMLTERHLGYTTEISANWSVIGDIYDAVIARITSEYPHADDLTMLGGHSSHSYQTGTNMYFVYDYRINCEPREEITKYHIPLNAIIVEETLARGGSMVHHHGIGKYRTPWTEREHGTAYPILRKLKEAYDPNGIMNPGTIFPVEDR, encoded by the coding sequence ATGGACACGACCGCGATCATCGACCGGCTGCGCGAGATCGTCGGCCCTGAGCGGGTCGACACCGATGAGCAGGCGCTGCGCGAGGCCAGCGTCGACCGGTTCAAGAAGTACACCGCCGTCAACGGGATCTACGACGGTCCTCTCCCGGTCGCGATCGTCAACGCGGGAAGCACCGAGCACGTGGCACGAGTGCTGGCTTTCGCCAACGAGCACGGCGTCAACATCGTGCCGAGGACAGGGCGTACCGGTACCGAGGGCGGGCTGGAGACCAGCTTTCCCCGCACCGTCGTGCTCGATGGGTCCGAAATGGACGAGGTGCTGGACGTCGATCCGGTGAACATGCAGGCAACCGCCCAATGCGGCGTCCCGTTGCGGGTACTCGAAGAGCGGGTGCGCGAACTGGGGCTCACCACAGGCCACTCTCCACAGTCCAAACCGCTCGCCCAGCTCGGCGGTCTGGTCGCCACCCGCTCGATCGGCCAGTTCTCCACGCTCTACGGCGGCATCGAGGACATGGTCGTCGGCCTGGAGGCGGTGTTTCCCGACGGTACGGTCGGCAGGATCAAGAACGTGCCGCGTCGTGCGGCCGGGCCGGACATCCGGCACGTCGTCATCGGCAACGAGGGCGCGCTGTGCTTCGTCACCGAGGTTACCGTCAAGTTGTTCACCTACCAGCCGGAGAACAACCGCTTCCACGGCTACCTCATCGACGACGTGCGGACGGGCATCGACATCCTGCGCGAGATCGTCACCGGCGGCTACCACCCGTCGGTGGCCAGGGTCTACTCCGAACAGGACGCCGCGCAGCACTTCTCGCACTTCGCCGGAGGCAAGTGCGTGGCCGTGTTCCTCGCGGAGGGACCCGCGCCGCTCGCCGAGGCGACGAGCGCCGAAATCGAAAAGGTCGTGGGCGGCTACCGGCATCAGCGGGTCGACCCCGAACTGATCCGAGATTGGTTCGACAACCTCAACTGGGGCGAGGACAAGATCCGCGCCGAACAGGAAGCCATGCTCACCGAACGGCATCTCGGCTACACCACCGAGATCTCGGCGAACTGGTCGGTGATCGGCGACATCTACGACGCCGTCATCGCACGGATCACCAGCGAATACCCGCACGCCGACGACCTCACGATGCTCGGAGGGCATTCCTCGCACAGCTACCAGACCGGAACCAACATGTACTTCGTGTACGACTACCGGATCAATTGCGAGCCGCGCGAGGAGATCACGAAGTACCACATCCCGCTCAACGCGATCATCGTCGAGGAAACCCTCGCCCGTGGCGGTTCGATGGTCCACCACCACGGCATCGGCAAGTACCGGACACCGTGGACGGAGCGGGAACATGGCACCGCGTACCCGATCCTGCGCAAGCTCAAGGAAGCCTACGACCCCAACGGGATCATGAACCCCGGAACGATCTTCCCCGTCGAGGACCGGTAA
- a CDS encoding oxygenase MpaB family protein — translation MARLSRRSALISGGALGALGALGTSSPAQARSPLRWTWQPSGSVAGSGAGADPRWVWDEEADPLLASLLDRGVIPKVNELLWNWERNEQALPAGLPSDLRDFMEHARRMPPWADKNKLERAAEFNKSRGIYLNLCNGPGGGILATAIPNEARSVYYSAGGADMEDRVAKTSLFGFAVGSLDAYRPGGSCVIECVKTRLVHAAVRHLLQQSPHWKGDIPISQEDMLVTWHTLPTFAMRKMREWNVPISKADSDAYLHVWQVTAYLLGIKEEYIPADWEAAYAQSDQILPRNMGPTPEGVKLTDILLGQLAEQTSPASISRPLCNALARYLVGDQVADWDGIPREPVWDRLLPQMWPLLVRFREGLVPLPLVPEAAWTIDEALRQYILFYLTKGKETKIEIPTHNRPE, via the coding sequence ATGGCGAGGCTCAGCAGGCGTTCGGCGTTGATCTCGGGTGGCGCGCTGGGGGCACTCGGCGCGCTGGGGACGAGTTCGCCCGCACAGGCGCGCTCGCCGCTGCGGTGGACGTGGCAGCCAAGCGGCTCCGTCGCGGGATCGGGGGCCGGTGCCGACCCCCGCTGGGTGTGGGACGAGGAAGCCGACCCGTTGCTGGCTTCACTGCTCGACCGTGGCGTCATCCCGAAGGTCAACGAACTGTTGTGGAACTGGGAACGCAACGAGCAGGCGCTGCCTGCGGGGCTGCCATCGGATTTGCGGGACTTCATGGAACACGCCCGCCGGATGCCACCGTGGGCCGACAAGAACAAACTCGAACGCGCGGCTGAATTCAACAAGAGCAGGGGGATCTACCTCAACCTGTGCAACGGTCCGGGCGGCGGCATCCTCGCGACCGCCATTCCCAACGAGGCCCGTTCGGTCTACTACTCGGCGGGCGGCGCCGACATGGAGGACCGGGTCGCGAAGACGAGCCTGTTCGGGTTCGCCGTCGGCTCGCTCGACGCCTACCGGCCGGGAGGCTCGTGTGTGATCGAATGCGTCAAGACCCGGCTCGTGCACGCGGCGGTGCGGCATCTGTTGCAGCAGTCTCCACATTGGAAGGGCGACATTCCCATCTCGCAGGAGGACATGCTCGTCACCTGGCACACGCTGCCGACCTTCGCGATGAGGAAGATGCGGGAGTGGAACGTTCCCATCAGCAAGGCGGACTCCGACGCGTACCTGCACGTGTGGCAGGTGACCGCGTACTTGCTGGGAATAAAGGAAGAGTACATTCCGGCCGACTGGGAAGCGGCCTACGCGCAGTCCGACCAGATCCTTCCCCGCAACATGGGCCCGACCCCGGAAGGCGTCAAACTCACCGACATCCTGCTCGGCCAGCTCGCCGAGCAGACCAGTCCGGCGAGCATCAGCCGTCCACTGTGCAACGCGCTCGCGCGCTACCTCGTCGGCGATCAGGTGGCCGACTGGGACGGCATCCCGCGCGAACCCGTGTGGGACAGGCTGCTTCCGCAGATGTGGCCGCTGCTGGTGAGATTCCGTGAGGGGCTGGTGCCGTTGCCGCTGGTTCCGGAAGCCGCGTGGACCATCGACGAAGCTCTTCGCCAGTACATTCTCTTCTACCTCACCAAAGGCAAGGAGACGAAGATCGAGATTCCCACGCACAACCGGCCGGAGTGA
- a CDS encoding FGGY-family carbohydrate kinase has translation MGYLLGIDNGSQSTKVTVFDDKGAVHASARVPLRPNHTPRPGVVEHPDDDLWDSVGAATRAALEAFEGDPSEILGAGLCTIRFCRAMLRADGTLARPVQSWMDERVSRPYEHTDPGVRYVTTSSGYLTVRLTGRFTDTAANYQGVWPIDTDRWEWVAEPDFPRDMLFDLVNPGDRLGTVTAEAAAHTGLPEGLPVFATANDKAVEALGGGLGDDRTLLLSLGTYIAGMTTGSRNVAGATSFWTNFASRPHEYLYESHGIRRGMWTVSWLRDLLGDDEDEDWLNQGAAKVPPGSDGLFAVLDWLAPVEAPFRKGAFLGFDGRQGPFHLYRAVLEAIAMTLYGNGSAMADELGTEFDRVLVSGGGAGSDVLMRIVADVFDRPAIRTRGGAGLGAAICAGVGLGLFGGFDEAVSAMVGQGTEFRPDAAAHDVYRRLHEVYRRLPDYTDPLFGLLASAEE, from the coding sequence ATGGGGTACCTCCTCGGCATCGACAACGGCTCGCAGAGCACCAAGGTCACCGTCTTCGACGACAAGGGAGCCGTACACGCGAGCGCCCGCGTTCCGTTGCGCCCCAACCACACCCCGCGTCCGGGCGTCGTCGAGCACCCCGACGACGATCTGTGGGACTCGGTCGGCGCGGCGACCCGCGCGGCGCTGGAGGCTTTCGAAGGCGATCCCTCGGAGATCCTCGGGGCGGGATTGTGCACGATCCGCTTCTGCCGCGCCATGTTGCGCGCCGACGGCACGCTCGCGCGGCCCGTGCAGAGCTGGATGGACGAGCGGGTCTCCCGGCCCTACGAGCACACCGACCCCGGCGTGAGGTACGTGACGACCTCGTCCGGCTACCTCACGGTGCGACTGACGGGCCGGTTCACCGACACCGCGGCGAACTACCAGGGCGTGTGGCCGATCGACACCGACCGCTGGGAGTGGGTCGCCGAGCCCGATTTTCCTCGTGACATGCTGTTCGATCTCGTGAATCCAGGCGACCGGCTGGGTACCGTCACGGCCGAGGCGGCAGCGCACACCGGCCTTCCCGAGGGACTGCCGGTGTTCGCGACGGCCAACGACAAGGCGGTGGAAGCACTCGGCGGCGGACTCGGTGACGACCGCACGCTGCTGTTGTCGCTCGGCACCTACATCGCTGGCATGACAACCGGTTCGCGCAACGTCGCCGGTGCCACCTCGTTCTGGACGAACTTCGCGAGCCGTCCTCACGAATACCTCTACGAGAGCCACGGAATCCGCCGTGGCATGTGGACGGTGAGCTGGCTGCGTGATCTGCTCGGCGACGACGAAGACGAGGACTGGCTCAACCAGGGGGCGGCGAAGGTCCCGCCCGGGTCCGACGGCCTGTTCGCCGTGCTCGACTGGCTGGCCCCCGTCGAGGCGCCTTTTCGCAAAGGCGCTTTTCTCGGTTTCGACGGAAGACAAGGGCCGTTCCACCTGTACCGCGCGGTGCTTGAGGCGATCGCGATGACCTTGTACGGCAACGGATCCGCCATGGCCGACGAGCTGGGAACCGAATTCGACCGGGTACTGGTTTCCGGCGGCGGCGCGGGATCGGACGTCCTCATGCGGATCGTCGCCGACGTCTTCGACCGCCCAGCCATCCGCACGCGCGGCGGGGCCGGACTCGGCGCGGCGATCTGCGCGGGCGTCGGGCTCGGCCTTTTCGGCGGCTTCGACGAGGCGGTGAGCGCGATGGTGGGGCAGGGCACCGAATTCCGGCCCGACGCGGCGGCTCACGACGTCTACCGGCGCCTGCACGAGGTCTACCGGAGACTGCCCGACTACACCGACCCGCTGTTCGGCTTGCTGGCCTCGGCGGAGGAGTAA
- a CDS encoding TetR/AcrR family transcriptional regulator → MEAERPRRKYDSLRRTTQAMETRAEIARAALDLFVAKGWANTTVRDVAKEAGVSVPTVYAAYQNKTGLTRALADAADLSAEPARMLSELERADADPARQLGAMVAFDRRLYERAGDVIALVREAGRTEPELGALYTEGRALADRNRLKIFTDWPAGTLRTGLGPETAVDIYAAMCNIDSYTTLTGERGWPAERIESWWREALPRELLAPRP, encoded by the coding sequence ATGGAAGCAGAGCGGCCTCGTCGCAAGTACGACTCGCTGCGCAGGACGACCCAGGCGATGGAGACCCGCGCGGAGATCGCGAGGGCAGCCCTCGACCTCTTCGTGGCCAAGGGCTGGGCGAACACGACGGTCCGCGACGTGGCGAAGGAAGCAGGCGTCTCGGTGCCGACGGTCTACGCGGCCTACCAGAACAAGACGGGCCTGACGCGCGCGCTCGCCGACGCGGCCGACCTCTCGGCCGAGCCGGCCAGGATGCTCTCGGAACTGGAGCGGGCCGACGCCGATCCGGCACGACAACTCGGCGCCATGGTCGCGTTCGACAGGAGGCTCTACGAGCGCGCGGGCGACGTCATCGCGCTGGTCCGCGAGGCGGGCCGGACGGAGCCGGAACTCGGCGCGCTCTACACGGAGGGCCGCGCGCTCGCCGACCGGAACCGGCTCAAGATCTTCACGGACTGGCCGGCGGGGACGCTGCGCACCGGTCTCGGCCCCGAGACGGCCGTCGACATCTACGCCGCGATGTGCAACATCGACAGCTACACGACCCTCACCGGAGAACGCGGCTGGCCCGCGGAGCGGATCGAATCGTGGTGGCGCGAAGCGCTGCCCCGCGAACTACTCGCCCCGCGCCCGTAG
- a CDS encoding molybdopterin cofactor-binding domain-containing protein, which produces MRHVIGRRRFLGYVLAAPTLVAAAEFGRTPAAQGKAGVPGSLGLPSPEITDVVDLNDMMTLAALPTANLITVEVGGDGTVSFALPRAEVGQGITTSTAMLIAEELGVPVPKVRVTLADARPELVFNQLTGGSNTTISTYVPVRVAAAVARLRLFEAASARLGVPATRLESREGIVSVPGRAGGIGIGELAVAAASARTEPVTVELRRREAFTVIGTPHNRVDALEAVTGRKVFTLDLDIPGALPTMVCRAPTINGKPGAVANLAEVRAMEGVTDVAAISTGVAVRARTFGRCIDAVRALRVSWKPGTAEGKSDDTVLAELRAAELPLAPKPPLVGAVEGRFTFHFRGNSALEPNCAIADVRQGRAEIWSSLKSPIVAKQAIAARLGLPQNAVTVHVTEGGGSFGRKLFFDAALEAAEASRKFGKPVKLMWHRADDTRQGRTHPMATSRIRATYVGNTVTSFGQRHTSVSTDLGHGLGEIITATAARLPVGDIGFAETFFQLSQTMSYDFGLSTRLLAETDRGFNTGSMRNVYSPDVTCARELIVDQLAARMGKDPYEFRRDFLRDARSRAVLERAAEAGGWGAPEPEGIAHGIAFHAEYKSVSACFVELDCRPETVERPVRDGVAGPRVTRVVFAVDTGLVVNPRGLRAQMMGGIMDGIALALTSSLHLREGHFLEASWDNYFYTRQWNTPPRLDIIVVPSASDEPGGAGELAVAASTAAVACAYGRATGTMPTSFPVNHARLSFEPKPAVPPVPPSPTDGISHAW; this is translated from the coding sequence ATGCGGCACGTCATCGGCAGGCGGCGGTTTCTCGGCTACGTGCTGGCCGCCCCGACACTCGTCGCGGCGGCGGAGTTCGGCAGGACACCGGCGGCGCAGGGAAAGGCCGGTGTTCCGGGATCGCTCGGATTGCCGTCACCGGAGATCACCGACGTCGTCGACCTCAACGACATGATGACCCTCGCGGCATTGCCGACGGCCAACCTGATCACCGTCGAGGTCGGCGGGGACGGCACCGTGTCGTTCGCGTTGCCGCGAGCCGAGGTGGGGCAGGGGATCACCACCTCGACGGCCATGCTGATCGCGGAGGAACTCGGCGTCCCGGTGCCGAAGGTGCGCGTGACGCTGGCCGACGCGCGGCCGGAGCTGGTATTCAACCAGCTCACCGGCGGTTCCAACACGACGATCTCGACCTACGTCCCGGTCAGGGTCGCCGCGGCCGTGGCACGGCTGCGGTTGTTCGAAGCGGCGTCGGCGAGACTCGGTGTCCCGGCCACGCGACTGGAGTCGCGCGAAGGGATCGTCTCCGTCCCCGGCCGCGCGGGCGGTATCGGTATCGGCGAACTCGCCGTCGCGGCGGCGAGCGCCCGCACCGAACCGGTCACCGTGGAATTGCGCCGCCGCGAGGCGTTCACGGTCATCGGAACACCGCACAACCGGGTCGACGCGCTGGAGGCGGTCACCGGGCGCAAGGTCTTCACCCTCGATCTCGACATTCCCGGCGCGTTGCCGACGATGGTGTGCAGGGCGCCGACCATCAACGGAAAGCCGGGTGCGGTGGCGAACCTCGCCGAGGTCCGCGCGATGGAAGGGGTCACCGACGTCGCCGCGATCAGCACCGGCGTCGCCGTGCGCGCGAGGACGTTCGGGCGCTGTATCGACGCGGTTCGGGCACTGCGGGTGTCCTGGAAACCTGGTACCGCGGAAGGCAAATCCGACGACACCGTGCTCGCCGAGCTACGGGCCGCCGAACTTCCGCTGGCCCCGAAACCACCGCTCGTCGGCGCGGTGGAGGGCAGGTTCACGTTCCATTTCCGGGGCAACAGCGCGCTCGAACCGAACTGCGCCATCGCCGACGTCCGGCAAGGACGCGCCGAGATCTGGTCGTCGCTCAAGTCGCCCATCGTGGCCAAGCAGGCCATCGCGGCCCGGCTCGGGTTGCCGCAGAACGCGGTCACCGTGCACGTCACCGAAGGCGGGGGTTCCTTCGGGCGCAAGCTGTTCTTCGACGCGGCACTGGAAGCCGCCGAGGCGTCCCGGAAGTTCGGCAAGCCCGTCAAACTGATGTGGCATCGCGCCGACGACACGAGACAGGGCCGCACCCATCCCATGGCCACCTCGCGAATCCGGGCGACCTACGTGGGCAACACGGTGACCAGCTTCGGCCAGCGGCACACCAGTGTCTCGACCGATCTCGGCCACGGCCTCGGTGAGATCATCACGGCCACGGCGGCGCGACTGCCGGTCGGCGACATCGGTTTCGCCGAGACGTTCTTCCAGCTGTCCCAGACGATGTCCTACGACTTCGGGCTCAGCACGCGGTTGCTCGCCGAGACGGATCGCGGCTTCAACACCGGCAGTATGCGCAACGTCTACTCGCCCGACGTGACGTGTGCGAGGGAACTGATCGTCGACCAGCTCGCCGCGAGAATGGGAAAGGATCCCTACGAGTTTCGTCGTGACTTTCTGAGGGACGCGCGCTCGCGCGCGGTGCTGGAGCGAGCGGCGGAAGCGGGCGGCTGGGGCGCGCCGGAACCGGAGGGCATCGCGCACGGCATCGCTTTTCACGCCGAGTACAAGTCGGTCAGCGCGTGTTTCGTCGAACTGGATTGCCGTCCCGAGACCGTCGAAAGGCCCGTCCGCGACGGAGTCGCGGGACCCCGCGTCACCAGGGTCGTCTTCGCCGTCGACACCGGCCTCGTCGTCAATCCCCGTGGGCTGCGAGCGCAGATGATGGGCGGCATCATGGACGGCATCGCGCTCGCCCTGACCTCCAGCCTGCACCTGCGCGAAGGACACTTCCTCGAAGCGAGCTGGGACAACTACTTCTACACGCGACAGTGGAACACCCCGCCACGACTGGACATCATCGTCGTACCGAGCGCGAGCGACGAACCGGGCGGGGCGGGGGAACTCGCCGTCGCGGCCTCCACGGCGGCCGTCGCCTGTGCCTACGGCCGTGCGACGGGGACCATGCCGACGAGTTTCCCCGTCAACCACGCGCGGCTTTCCTTCGAGCCCAAACCTGCTGTCCCGCCGGTTCCCCCTTCGCCGACGGACGGGATTTCCCATGCCTGGTAA